One Novosphingobium sp. EMRT-2 DNA segment encodes these proteins:
- a CDS encoding HK97-gp10 family putative phage morphogenesis protein gives MHGYGSSGFWKAVGEGLYECADHVRAEAHRSITAGSQSGKNHKPSAPGQPPNNDTRTLADSGHVVQPGPTEARVVFDAPYADDLEFGTSKMAERPFLRPARDKFRPKALEVLRKRINAALRTE, from the coding sequence CGGTTTCTGGAAAGCCGTTGGCGAAGGCCTCTACGAATGTGCGGATCACGTTCGCGCGGAAGCTCACCGGTCAATCACAGCGGGCTCGCAATCCGGTAAGAACCATAAGCCATCCGCGCCGGGTCAGCCTCCAAACAATGACACTCGCACCCTGGCTGATAGTGGTCACGTCGTCCAGCCCGGCCCGACTGAGGCGCGTGTAGTCTTTGACGCCCCTTATGCTGATGATCTCGAATTCGGCACGTCGAAGATGGCTGAGCGTCCGTTCTTGCGACCAGCGCGCGACAAATTTCGTCCCAAAGCCCTTGAAGTCCTCCGCAAGCGCATAAACGCGGCGCTCCGGACAGAATGA
- a CDS encoding tape measure protein: MSEVDPLIFEFQARVNGYLSDLRSTTTSVDKMLGLQEARYKHLEGEISRSSGEISSHIKGLASGFAAYFSGRELVGLLDGFTRLQNNLRVAGVAGDQMKEVQDRLFTSAQKYGVELEGLSSLFSTLTQASKELGATQQQIFGITDAVSASLKIQGSSAEEAQGALLQLGQALRGGKIQAEEYNSLLDGMFPLLEAAAAGSTRWGGSVAKLTADVKKGTVTSQEFFTAILDGSKILEDRAAKASLTLSAGFTTLNNALTVYFGEADKANGVSAALGTAMSKIADNLDTLIPALAVISGIIVARYAAGLAVATAATIAKAAADERATQTAAAHAAMQARLNSVMLGTSVSAEAAAASVTSLSVASGLASRAGTGLLGVFGGSLGLAVTALTVAVGYFVVKSAEASAASEELARKAEESQGKLERLVSKLDKAGIKTEDLTRAAQAAVPGIDSAAAAYDRAAKAAERLAEKSGLAAIKMAQMRIVEEQERQRDLKSQLDRAGTSRGGASPALVIFRGRTTRFKLLKARFRPQNRRKRGSARSSLAFLEPLRMVYPLRIRQRQPRQLLAKRKG; encoded by the coding sequence ATGAGTGAGGTCGACCCCCTCATCTTCGAGTTTCAAGCCCGGGTGAATGGCTATCTGTCCGATCTCCGCTCCACAACCACATCAGTAGACAAGATGCTTGGCCTACAAGAGGCGCGCTACAAGCACCTTGAGGGCGAGATCAGCCGTTCCAGCGGGGAAATATCCTCGCACATCAAAGGACTGGCATCCGGATTTGCCGCGTACTTCTCGGGCCGCGAACTGGTTGGCCTGCTCGATGGGTTCACGCGCCTTCAGAATAACCTGAGAGTTGCAGGCGTTGCCGGCGACCAGATGAAAGAGGTTCAGGACAGGCTCTTTACGTCTGCGCAGAAGTACGGCGTCGAGTTGGAAGGGCTGTCCTCCCTGTTCTCGACCCTGACGCAGGCCAGCAAGGAACTTGGAGCAACGCAGCAGCAGATATTCGGGATCACCGATGCCGTATCCGCTTCGCTCAAGATTCAGGGATCGTCCGCCGAGGAAGCCCAGGGCGCATTGCTCCAGCTTGGGCAGGCCTTGCGCGGCGGGAAGATTCAGGCCGAGGAATACAATTCGCTGCTTGACGGCATGTTTCCGCTGTTGGAAGCGGCGGCGGCCGGCTCTACGCGCTGGGGCGGCTCGGTCGCCAAGCTGACCGCCGATGTCAAAAAGGGCACCGTCACCAGCCAGGAATTTTTCACGGCCATTCTGGATGGCTCGAAAATCCTTGAGGATCGGGCGGCGAAGGCGAGCCTTACGCTATCCGCCGGGTTCACCACGCTGAACAATGCCCTTACGGTTTATTTCGGGGAAGCCGACAAGGCCAACGGTGTGTCTGCCGCGCTGGGCACAGCAATGAGCAAGATCGCCGATAATCTGGATACGCTGATTCCGGCGCTGGCGGTGATAAGCGGGATCATTGTTGCCAGGTACGCAGCCGGGCTCGCGGTCGCAACGGCTGCCACGATCGCGAAAGCTGCCGCTGATGAGCGCGCCACACAGACTGCTGCGGCGCACGCGGCGATGCAGGCGCGTTTGAATTCAGTCATGCTGGGCACATCGGTGAGTGCAGAAGCCGCAGCGGCTTCAGTGACCTCCCTGAGTGTAGCATCCGGCCTTGCGTCGCGCGCGGGAACAGGATTGCTTGGAGTATTCGGCGGGTCTCTCGGGCTGGCTGTAACCGCTTTGACGGTGGCTGTAGGTTACTTCGTAGTCAAATCAGCGGAGGCGTCGGCTGCATCCGAAGAATTGGCAAGAAAGGCGGAAGAAAGCCAGGGCAAGCTTGAACGTCTGGTTTCTAAACTAGACAAAGCCGGCATCAAAACTGAAGATCTGACGCGTGCGGCACAGGCGGCCGTGCCGGGAATAGACAGCGCAGCGGCAGCCTATGACCGGGCTGCGAAAGCGGCTGAACGATTGGCGGAAAAATCTGGCTTGGCGGCAATCAAAATGGCGCAGATGCGCATTGTCGAAGAGCAAGAGAGGCAGCGGGACCTGAAGAGCCAGCTTGATCGGGCAGGCACCTCACGCGGCGGAGCGTCGCCCGCTTTGGTTATCTTCCGGGGCAGGACAACCAGGTTCAAACTATTGAAGGCCAGATTCAGGCCTCAAAACAGGAGGAAGCGCGGCAGCGCGCGATCCTCATTGGCGTTTCTAGAGCCGCTCAGAATGGTATATCCCTTGAGGATACGCCAACGCCAGCCACGCCAATTGCTGGCAAAACGAAAAGGCTAA